From Rana temporaria chromosome 7, aRanTem1.1, whole genome shotgun sequence, the proteins below share one genomic window:
- the LOC120945707 gene encoding olfactory receptor 1G1-like produces the protein MYFFLANLAFLDMSYSSVTAPRMLFDLVTKGRSISIPACITQVFFYISFVQSELFLLSAMSYDRYIAICHPLHYKLIMSWRVCTRLASLIWVVGCSISLVHTLFLLRLSFCRTSSIHNFFCDLPHLIQISCTDPFINMVVIFLVGGSFGLGIIFMTFLPYVYILKTILTIRSKTGKMKAFSTCTSHITVVSIFYGSILFIYFVPTSSDMVNLNKLFTVISSLINPLLNPLIYSLRNKDLVEALLRFYYHLKIVKVSF, from the coding sequence atgtatttttttcttgccaaCTTGGCATTTCTGGACATGTCCTATTCATCAGTGACGGCACCAAGGATGCTCTTTGATTTGGTCACAAAAGGAAGATCAATATCCATTCCTGCCTGTATAACCCAAGTCTTTTTCTACATCTCCTTTGTTCAATCAGAACTTTTCTTGCTCTCAGCTATGTCCTACGACCGCTACATTGCCATCTGTCACCCCCTACATTACAAACTAATTATGTCTTGGAGGGTCTGTACTCGTTTGGCGTCTCTGATTTGGGTTGTAGGATGTTCTATCTCTTTGGTTCATACTTTATTTTTGCTCAGGTTGTCCTTCTGTAGAACATCTTCTATCCACAACTTCTTTTGTGACCTTCCACATTTGATCCAAATTTCCTGTACTGACCCCTTCATAAACATGGTGGTCATATTCTTAGTAGGAGGTAGTTTTGGATTAGGAATTATTTTTATGACCTTTCTTCCCTATGTCTATATTCTCAAGACCATCCTTACAATCCGTAGCAAAACTGGAAAGATGAAAGCATTCTCCACCTGCACATCACATATTACGGTGGTCTCCATCTTTTATGGCTCCAtactttttatttactttgttcCAACTTCCAGTGATATGGTCAATTTAAACAAACTGTTTACAGTCATATCTTCCCTCATTAACCCATTGCTGAATCCTCTGATCTACAGCCTGAGGAACAAAGATCTTGTGGAGGCACTGCTGAGGTTTTATTATCACTTAAAAATAGTAAAGGTGTCATTCTGA